The Arachis hypogaea cultivar Tifrunner chromosome 14, arahy.Tifrunner.gnm2.J5K5, whole genome shotgun sequence DNA window TTTGTTCTCTTGTTCCACAAATGCACACTGTAGATCTCTCTACCAGACAAATCATTCAGTTGATTTTCCACCCACCTTGATTCCGATTCATCTTGTGGCTTCTTCAAAAACCTCCAAGCCCTAACCCTATCCACAGGATAGAATGCCCTAGGAGGCAAAATTGTAAGATTAAACCCTTCAGTTCCTCCCATTCTTTCTATAACCCGCTGAACCAATTGAGGCCCATTATATCCCCATTTATTACCATTGAAAGTTGTTGCAAACTCCTGCATAAACTCCAACAAAATTGGATGGTTAATGTCAAAAATCATAACTCCGTTATTTAATATGACCCAATGTCTAGTCACAGGGTCTAAACTTTGTGCACCAATTGTGTTCCTCAAATTAGAGAAATCTCTTAGTACTATAAGGTCAGTGTCCATATACACTCCTCCATATTTGTATAAAATTGTTAATCTGATAAGATTGGACAAATTATTGGACAATGGTACATATCCTGGATCTTTAGTGCCACTATTGATCTGTTCAAGCCACGGCTCAGCCGGGGTGTCCTTAACCAAAAAAGGCAAATCCGGCGTCACGGCCTGGATTTTGAACCCCCGGTCGAGCAGTGACTTCAAGATTGCGTATCCACGTGGCGAGTCCATGGACCGGGACACAATAAGCAAGCATGCATCCGGATTGGCCTTAAAGAATGAGTCCAGTGTGAGAAACTCTCTCTTGCCAAAGGATCTTGCTGGGGACATCCATATGATGTGGTGCAACACTGGACAACCTTTGTTGAGGAAATTGAAGACTCTGCTATGAAATTGTTGTGATAATGTTGTTGACTTTAGAACCTCTATCTCAGGGAGCTGTCTTCTGAACCATTCAATCCTTTCATCTCTTGAAACATTGTCAGGGGGAATCAGAGGGTCATAGTTTTCTGCTTCTTCAGATTGCTGTTCTTCTGCCATCACAACATTGTTCTCTAAATATCCAAATTGTGGTGCTGTGTCAGTAACATGACTTTTGAGGTTGAAGTAATGGATCTTGGAATTTGAGTACATGCTCTCAACAAAAGTGAAAATGAGGACCCCAACAAATATGGTTGCATAGAAGTG harbors:
- the LOC112742850 gene encoding uncharacterized protein, producing MGSKQMTQTIFEYKLKSRNPKTPHFYATIFVGVLIFTFVESMYSNSKIHYFNLKSHVTDTAPQFGYLENNVVMAEEQQSEEAENYDPLIPPDNVSRDERIEWFRRQLPEIEVLKSTTLSQQFHSRVFNFLNKGCPVLHHIIWMSPARSFGKREFLTLDSFFKANPDACLLIVSRSMDSPRGYAILKSLLDRGFKIQAVTPDLPFLVKDTPAEPWLEQINSGTKDPGYVPLSNNLSNLIRLTILYKYGGVYMDTDLIVLRDFSNLRNTIGAQSLDPVTRHWVILNNGVMIFDINHPILLEFMQEFATTFNGNKWGYNGPQLVQRVIERMGGTEGFNLTILPPRAFYPVDRVRAWRFLKKPQDESESRWVENQLNDLSGREIYSVHLWNKRTKDLEIEEGSVVAKLISNHCVVCDGIIKA